One part of the Paraburkholderia flagellata genome encodes these proteins:
- the flgF gene encoding flagellar basal-body rod protein FlgF has protein sequence MDRLIYTAMTGASQALEQQAVVANNLANVSTTGFRAQLANFRAVPMSFGDGSTVNDQTTRTYVLSATPGSDMTPGAISHTGNPLDIAVQGAGFIAVQTADGNEAYTRAGNLHVDENGQLVTAANQQVIGGGGPIAVPPGSAVTIGKDGTVSAIAPGSPANAIAMIDQIKFVNPPAGALTRGDDGLFHTSDGNPADADQTVQVATESVEGSNVNPVAAMVSMITNARQFQMQTKLLQNADQNEQSANQLLNFS, from the coding sequence ATGGACCGATTGATCTATACCGCGATGACGGGCGCGAGCCAGGCGCTCGAGCAGCAGGCCGTCGTCGCGAACAACCTCGCGAACGTCTCGACCACGGGCTTTCGCGCGCAGCTCGCCAACTTTCGCGCCGTGCCGATGTCGTTCGGCGACGGCTCGACGGTGAACGACCAGACCACGCGCACCTACGTGCTCTCGGCGACGCCTGGCTCGGACATGACGCCCGGTGCGATCTCGCATACCGGCAACCCGCTCGACATCGCCGTTCAGGGCGCGGGTTTCATCGCCGTGCAGACGGCCGACGGCAACGAGGCCTATACGCGTGCGGGCAACCTGCACGTCGATGAAAACGGCCAGCTCGTCACCGCCGCCAACCAGCAGGTGATCGGCGGCGGCGGCCCGATCGCCGTGCCGCCGGGCTCGGCGGTCACGATCGGCAAGGACGGCACGGTTTCGGCCATCGCGCCGGGTAGCCCCGCCAACGCGATCGCCATGATCGACCAGATCAAGTTCGTCAACCCGCCGGCAGGCGCGCTCACGCGCGGCGACGACGGCCTTTTCCACACGTCGGACGGCAACCCCGCCGACGCGGACCAGACGGTGCAGGTCGCGACCGAGTCGGTCGAGGGCAGCAACGTGAACCCGGTGGCGGCGATGGTCTCGATGATCACCAATGCGCGCCAGTTCCAGATGCAGACCAAGCTGCTGCAGAACGCGGACCAGAACGAGCAGAGCGCGAACCAGCTGCTCAACTTCAGCTAA
- the flgE gene encoding flagellar hook protein FlgE translates to MGYQQGLSGLAASSNDLDVIGNNIANANTVGFKQSTAQFADVYANTIATSVGNQIGLGASLQTVQQDFSQGTINTTGQALNVAINGNGFFQMSHNGTVTYSRNGVFQLDKNGYITDASGNDLMGYAADSTGVVNTAQTVPLQVPTTNIAPVATKNITAQLNLNAQATAPTTTPFSETDSTSYTYSTSVTAYDTLGGAQTVNMYFAKDATSGQWGVYAGQAGSVTQIGTAQFSSSGALQSITAAGTATSNGTTSLTFNITPTDGSTKPQSLTLDLAGTTQYGSANGVNNLTQDGYASGTLSNFSIGADGTITGNYSNGQTMALGQVVLANFNNPNGLVNLGGNQFQQTAASGVAQVSTPGSTNHGTLTGGALESSNVDLTNQLVDLITAQRNYQANAQTIKTQQTVDQTLLQM, encoded by the coding sequence ATGGGCTACCAGCAAGGATTGAGCGGCCTCGCCGCGTCGTCGAACGACCTCGACGTGATCGGCAACAACATCGCCAATGCGAACACCGTTGGCTTCAAGCAGAGCACGGCGCAGTTCGCCGACGTCTACGCGAACACCATCGCGACGTCGGTCGGCAACCAGATCGGCCTCGGCGCCTCGCTTCAGACCGTCCAGCAGGACTTCTCGCAAGGCACGATCAACACGACGGGCCAGGCGCTGAACGTCGCCATCAACGGCAACGGCTTCTTCCAGATGTCGCACAACGGCACGGTCACGTACTCGCGTAACGGCGTGTTCCAGCTCGACAAGAACGGCTATATCACGGACGCATCGGGCAACGACCTGATGGGCTATGCCGCCGATTCGACCGGCGTGGTCAATACGGCGCAAACCGTGCCGCTGCAGGTCCCGACCACCAACATCGCGCCGGTTGCGACGAAGAACATCACGGCGCAGCTGAACCTGAACGCGCAGGCCACGGCGCCCACCACGACGCCCTTCAGCGAAACCGACTCGACGAGCTACACGTATTCGACCTCGGTGACGGCCTACGACACGCTCGGCGGCGCCCAGACGGTCAACATGTATTTCGCGAAAGACGCGACGAGCGGCCAGTGGGGCGTTTATGCGGGTCAGGCCGGCTCGGTGACGCAGATCGGCACGGCACAGTTCAGCTCGTCCGGCGCGCTCCAGAGCATCACGGCCGCGGGCACGGCAACGAGCAACGGGACCACGTCGCTCACCTTCAACATTACGCCGACGGACGGCTCCACGAAGCCGCAGTCGCTGACGCTCGACCTCGCGGGCACGACGCAGTACGGCTCGGCCAACGGCGTGAACAATCTCACCCAGGACGGCTACGCGAGCGGCACGCTCTCGAACTTCTCGATCGGCGCGGACGGCACCATCACCGGCAATTACTCGAACGGCCAGACCATGGCGCTCGGCCAGGTCGTGCTTGCCAACTTCAACAACCCCAATGGCCTCGTGAATCTGGGCGGCAACCAGTTCCAGCAAACGGCCGCTTCGGGTGTCGCGCAGGTCTCCACGCCGGGCAGCACGAACCACGGCACGCTCACGGGCGGCGCGCTCGAATCGTCGAACGTCGACCTGACGAACCAGCTTGTCGACTTGATCACGGCACAGCGCAACTATCAGGCGAACGCGCAGACCATCAAGACGCAGCAGACCGTCGACCAGACGCTGCTGCAGATGTAA
- a CDS encoding flagellar hook assembly protein FlgD gives MNGTSSSSSTSSSSSGTSASDLQTTFLRMLVAQLQNQDPTNPMDSSQMTSQLAQINTVSGIQQLNTSLSSLSTQLSAGQNAQAALLIGSTVLAPGSSAAVSSGTAPQLGVTLPAAVSDVKLTITNSAGQVVNTLDLGAQSAGTVPVTWNGKDSAGNTVADGTYTISASATTNGQSATATALVASQVQGVVQQSDGTASLSLANGKTVALSSVGAIL, from the coding sequence ATGAACGGCACGAGCTCGTCGAGTTCGACCTCGTCGTCGTCGAGCGGCACGAGCGCGAGCGACCTGCAGACCACCTTCCTGCGAATGCTCGTCGCGCAGTTGCAGAACCAGGATCCGACCAATCCGATGGACAGCTCGCAGATGACTTCGCAGCTCGCCCAGATCAACACGGTGTCGGGCATCCAGCAGCTCAACACGTCGCTGTCGTCGCTCTCCACCCAGCTTTCGGCGGGCCAGAACGCGCAGGCGGCGCTGCTGATCGGCTCGACCGTGCTCGCCCCGGGCAGCAGCGCAGCCGTGTCGAGCGGCACGGCGCCGCAACTCGGCGTCACGCTGCCAGCGGCGGTGTCGGACGTGAAGCTCACGATCACCAACTCGGCAGGCCAGGTCGTCAACACGCTCGACCTCGGCGCGCAGTCGGCAGGCACGGTGCCGGTCACCTGGAACGGCAAGGACAGCGCGGGCAACACGGTTGCCGACGGCACCTACACGATCAGCGCGAGCGCGACGACCAACGGCCAGTCCGCCACGGCAACCGCGCTCGTCGCGAGCCAGGTGCAGGGCGTGGTCCAGCAGTCGGACGGCACGGCGAGCCTCTCGCTCGCCAACGGCAAGACAGTCGCGCTTTCGAGCGTCGGCGCCATTCTCTGA
- the flgC gene encoding flagellar basal body rod protein FlgC — MPSLMNIFSVAGSAMTAESQRLNVTASNLANADSTTGPDGQPYKAKQVVFAVNPLGGARTASGQQVGGVRVTGVVDDPTPMKQTYDPDNPSANADGYVTMPNVDPVQEMVNMISASRSYQANVETLNTAKQLMLKTLTIGT; from the coding sequence ATGCCATCCCTGATGAACATTTTCAGCGTTGCGGGTTCCGCCATGACGGCGGAATCGCAGCGTCTGAACGTGACGGCGTCCAATCTCGCCAACGCCGACAGCACGACCGGCCCCGACGGCCAGCCGTACAAGGCGAAGCAGGTCGTGTTCGCCGTCAATCCGCTCGGCGGCGCGCGCACGGCCTCGGGCCAGCAGGTGGGCGGCGTCAGGGTGACGGGCGTGGTGGACGACCCCACGCCCATGAAGCAGACGTACGACCCCGACAATCCTTCCGCCAACGCGGACGGCTACGTGACGATGCCCAACGTCGATCCGGTGCAGGAGATGGTGAACATGATCTCGGCGTCGCGCTCGTACCAGGCCAACGTCGAAACGCTGAACACGGCCAAGCAGTTGATGCTCAAGACGCTCACCATCGGGACCTAA
- a CDS encoding flagellar basal body protein — protein MLDKLDAEFAFGREALDVRATRQALISSNIANADTPGYQARDVDFAASLAGALRQQGAGGTVGMAATSGGNAQPLAMAQPAGVTSGMQMAATESGHMAGDAKLIPTGGPADTYKSQLMYRTPVQPALDGNTVDLDTERVQFADNALHFESGMTVVSQQIKTMMSAITSGSS, from the coding sequence ATGCTGGACAAACTCGATGCCGAATTCGCCTTTGGGCGCGAAGCGCTCGACGTGCGCGCCACGCGGCAGGCATTGATCTCTTCGAACATCGCGAACGCCGACACGCCGGGCTACCAGGCGCGCGACGTGGACTTCGCGGCCTCGCTGGCTGGCGCGCTGCGGCAGCAAGGCGCCGGCGGCACGGTGGGCATGGCGGCCACCTCGGGCGGCAACGCCCAGCCGCTCGCCATGGCGCAGCCCGCAGGCGTGACGAGCGGCATGCAGATGGCGGCCACGGAGTCGGGCCACATGGCAGGCGACGCGAAGCTGATCCCGACGGGCGGCCCGGCCGACACCTACAAGAGCCAGCTCATGTATCGCACGCCGGTGCAGCCCGCGCTCGACGGCAACACGGTCGATCTCGACACCGAACGCGTGCAGTTCGCCGACAACGCGCTGCACTTCGAGTCGGGTATGACGGTGGTCTCGCAGCAGATCAAGACGATGATGTCCGCGATCACCTCGGGTTCGAGCTGA
- the flgA gene encoding flagellar basal body P-ring formation chaperone FlgA: MPQTATFRRPHTGLERRARALSWGASWACVLVCVFGGALAHAQTAPQSEGAGQIFIAGNGDRAGSDAAQMNALLASNAKKPAAAAVTNAAASDAAPLRAASYADLNSHGVPEDARAGVESNGMITIPGPGERAPQGDAPRIVTIPSPGASAQPMRVPTANPNNAGTLQRVNLPGAANRVAAVVVDAGAAADALAKPVANTSTSAPANTNTSAVATNVQTAPPGQQDGESIRAVALAFLQQQSKGLPGRVSITVAPVFPRGLAACTSLEPFMPPGARTYGHTTVGMRCIGAKPWTLYVSARIAVDVTYYVASRQIGAGEALSAADFMPRAGDLASLPQTIITDPNQATGAVALARIAAGLPLRTDMLRSAASVVIGQTVKVIAVGSNFTISAEGSALNNAEPGQQVRVRTSGGQIISGVVKDAGTVQVQI, translated from the coding sequence ATGCCGCAGACTGCCACTTTCCGCAGGCCGCACACCGGCCTGGAGCGGCGTGCGCGCGCGCTGTCGTGGGGCGCGTCCTGGGCGTGCGTGCTTGTCTGCGTCTTCGGCGGCGCGCTCGCTCATGCGCAAACCGCGCCGCAATCCGAGGGCGCGGGCCAGATATTTATTGCGGGCAACGGCGACCGAGCAGGCTCCGACGCCGCGCAGATGAACGCGCTGCTCGCCAGCAACGCAAAGAAGCCCGCCGCGGCTGCGGTCACCAATGCTGCGGCGAGTGACGCCGCGCCGCTGCGCGCGGCCAGCTACGCCGATCTGAATTCGCACGGCGTGCCCGAGGATGCGCGCGCGGGTGTCGAGTCGAACGGCATGATTACGATTCCGGGTCCCGGCGAGCGCGCGCCCCAAGGCGATGCGCCGCGCATCGTCACGATTCCCTCGCCGGGCGCGAGCGCCCAGCCCATGCGCGTGCCGACGGCCAACCCGAACAACGCGGGCACGCTCCAGCGCGTGAACCTGCCGGGCGCCGCGAACCGCGTCGCCGCCGTAGTCGTTGACGCTGGCGCGGCGGCAGACGCGCTCGCGAAACCGGTTGCCAACACAAGCACCAGCGCGCCTGCGAACACCAATACCAGCGCCGTCGCCACGAACGTGCAGACCGCGCCGCCCGGTCAGCAGGATGGCGAATCGATCCGCGCCGTCGCGCTCGCCTTCTTGCAGCAGCAGTCGAAGGGCTTGCCGGGCCGCGTGAGCATCACGGTCGCGCCGGTGTTCCCGCGCGGCCTCGCGGCCTGCACCTCGCTCGAGCCGTTCATGCCGCCGGGCGCGCGCACGTATGGCCATACGACCGTGGGCATGCGCTGCATCGGTGCGAAACCGTGGACGCTCTATGTGAGCGCGCGCATTGCCGTGGACGTGACGTACTACGTGGCCTCGCGCCAGATCGGCGCGGGCGAAGCCCTCTCGGCCGCGGACTTCATGCCACGCGCGGGCGACCTCGCGAGCCTGCCGCAGACCATCATCACCGATCCCAACCAGGCGACGGGCGCCGTCGCGCTCGCGCGGATTGCCGCGGGCCTGCCGCTGCGCACCGACATGCTGCGCAGCGCCGCCTCGGTGGTGATCGGACAAACCGTCAAGGTGATCGCCGTGGGCAGCAATTTCACGATCTCCGCCGAAGGCAGCGCGCTCAACAACGCCGAGCCCGGCCAGCAGGTGCGCGTGCGCACGAGCGGCGGCCAGATCATCTCGGGCGTGGTCAAGGACGCCGGCACGGTGCAGGTGCAAATCTAG
- the flgM gene encoding flagellar biosynthesis anti-sigma factor FlgM — protein MKVDSSTRNDPRPLQDGLARSQGDSTGVSAASTDNAAASGAAGSASAAGANVSLSSLSSTMRSLAASGSADIDTAHVQSIKDAIRNGTLQIDSGKIADGVIQTARDLMKPTSGN, from the coding sequence GTGAAAGTTGACTCCTCCACCCGCAATGATCCACGCCCGCTGCAGGATGGCCTCGCGCGCTCGCAAGGCGATTCGACCGGCGTAAGCGCCGCCAGCACCGACAACGCGGCCGCCTCCGGCGCGGCAGGCAGCGCGAGCGCTGCGGGCGCGAACGTGAGCCTCTCGTCGCTTTCGTCGACGATGCGCTCGCTCGCCGCGAGCGGCTCCGCCGACATCGACACGGCGCATGTGCAGTCGATCAAGGACGCGATCCGCAACGGCACGCTGCAGATCGACTCCGGCAAGATTGCCGACGGCGTGATCCAGACCGCCCGCGACCTCATGAAGCCGACGTCGGGCAACTGA
- a CDS encoding flagella synthesis protein FlgN, translated as MKDALLATLIDEHATVEAFASLLAYEEKALVSADGMEALPQIVEQKTTLTQRLAGLEKARDAQLAGLGLPGGRKGIEMACDGDTRLASQWALLKGSTERARRKNLTIGMMIRTRMEHNRRALSILRGETGNGAMLYGPDGRLPAFGL; from the coding sequence ATGAAAGATGCTCTGTTGGCCACACTGATCGACGAACACGCCACGGTTGAAGCGTTCGCGTCGCTGCTCGCCTACGAAGAGAAGGCGCTCGTGTCGGCAGACGGCATGGAGGCGCTCCCGCAGATCGTCGAGCAGAAGACGACGCTCACGCAACGTCTCGCGGGCCTCGAAAAGGCGCGCGACGCGCAACTGGCAGGCCTCGGCCTCCCCGGTGGCCGTAAAGGCATCGAAATGGCCTGCGACGGCGACACGCGTCTGGCGAGCCAGTGGGCGCTGCTCAAGGGTTCGACCGAGCGCGCGCGCCGCAAGAATCTCACGATCGGCATGATGATCCGCACGCGCATGGAACATAACCGCCGCGCGCTCTCGATCCTGCGCGGCGAAACGGGCAACGGCGCGATGCTTTACGGTCCCGATGGGCGGCTGCCGGCGTTCGGCCTGTAA
- a CDS encoding GNAT family N-acetyltransferase, translated as METQIRQLRESDDRNSFDCGVDSLSEWIRHIASQHQKKNLSRTYVAAVSSAPHTVAGYYALAATAVETDGMPDARLPRSVSAVLLARLAVDMRHQGQGLGEYLLMHALDVVLTTAETVGVQCVLVDALDESAAGFYRKYGFESFTDAPRRLFLPVATIKQA; from the coding sequence GTGGAAACGCAGATTCGTCAACTGAGGGAGAGCGATGACCGCAACAGCTTCGATTGCGGCGTCGATTCGTTGAGCGAATGGATTCGCCACATAGCGAGCCAGCATCAAAAAAAGAATCTATCGCGCACTTACGTTGCTGCGGTTTCGTCTGCTCCGCACACGGTAGCTGGCTACTACGCTCTTGCGGCGACAGCCGTGGAAACGGACGGAATGCCGGACGCACGGCTGCCAAGAAGCGTCTCCGCAGTCCTGCTCGCTCGACTGGCGGTAGACATGCGGCACCAAGGTCAGGGCCTTGGCGAATATCTGCTTATGCACGCACTGGACGTCGTACTGACAACTGCGGAGACGGTGGGCGTGCAGTGTGTTCTTGTCGATGCGCTCGATGAGAGCGCAGCGGGGTTCTATCGAAAATACGGGTTCGAGTCGTTCACAGACGCGCCGCGTAGATTATTCCTGCCCGTTGCGACGATCAAGCAGGCATGA
- a CDS encoding type II toxin-antitoxin system TacA family antitoxin codes for MAINNGMENSSRGRITARLSAEKQEILQLAADLSGSTLNQFIVQAALRAAEQVIEQEEVIRSIRLTMDESKRFFALLDEPPKPNEALQRAMARFRKNKSGNADSSTEGER; via the coding sequence ATGGCTATCAACAACGGTATGGAAAACTCCAGCCGCGGGCGAATCACTGCCCGGTTGAGCGCGGAGAAGCAGGAAATCCTGCAGCTTGCTGCAGATCTTTCGGGCAGTACCCTCAACCAGTTTATTGTGCAGGCCGCGCTTAGGGCCGCGGAGCAGGTCATCGAGCAGGAAGAGGTCATTCGTTCCATCCGCCTGACGATGGACGAATCGAAGCGCTTCTTCGCGCTGCTGGATGAACCGCCGAAGCCCAATGAGGCGCTGCAGCGCGCGATGGCTCGCTTCAGGAAGAACAAGAGTGGAAACGCAGATTCGTCAACTGAGGGAGAGCGATGA
- a CDS encoding RNA polymerase sigma factor FliA, translating to MYNAQGKISQADVLAKYAPLVRRLGLQLVAKMPASVDLDDLIQAGMIGLLDAANRYKEDQGAQFETYASQRIRGAMLDELRSNDWLPRSLRRTSREVESAVHQVEQRLGRSASETEIAEHLSMPLDEYQSMLQDLHGSQLIYYEDFDRSAEDEPFLDRYCVDHSDPLSALLDDSLRGALVEAIERLPEREKLLMSLYYERGMNLREIGAVMEVSESRVCQLHSQAVARLRTRLREMAWAGQEN from the coding sequence ATGTATAACGCTCAAGGAAAAATTTCGCAGGCCGACGTGCTTGCGAAGTACGCGCCGCTCGTCAGAAGGCTCGGCTTGCAGCTCGTGGCCAAGATGCCGGCGAGCGTGGACCTCGACGACCTGATCCAGGCCGGCATGATCGGCCTGCTCGACGCGGCCAACCGCTACAAGGAAGATCAGGGCGCGCAGTTCGAGACCTATGCGAGCCAGCGCATTCGCGGCGCGATGCTCGACGAGCTGCGCAGCAACGACTGGCTGCCGCGCAGCCTGCGCCGCACCTCGCGTGAAGTGGAAAGCGCAGTGCACCAGGTGGAGCAGCGGCTCGGGCGCTCGGCGAGCGAGACGGAGATCGCCGAGCATCTGAGCATGCCGCTCGACGAGTATCAGAGCATGCTGCAGGACCTGCACGGCAGCCAGCTCATCTACTACGAAGACTTCGACCGCTCCGCCGAGGACGAACCGTTCCTCGACCGCTACTGCGTCGATCATTCGGATCCGCTTTCGGCGCTGCTCGACGACAGCCTGCGCGGCGCGCTCGTCGAGGCGATCGAGCGGCTGCCCGAGCGCGAGAAGCTGCTCATGTCGCTCTACTACGAGCGCGGCATGAACCTGCGCGAAATCGGCGCGGTGATGGAGGTGAGCGAGTCGCGCGTGTGCCAGCTGCACAGCCAGGCGGTGGCGCGCCTGCGCACGCGGCTGCGCGAGATGGCGTGGGCCGGGCAGGAGAATTGA
- the flhF gene encoding flagellar biosynthesis protein FlhF: MNIRKFIGGTSRDALRLVREALGADAVVLSNRTLDDGSVEIVALADRDLAAIAPADAAAAQGLGGSNGQGAQAGQGGPFAQSSAAMTQMQRTPRAALGAAPAAHAAPIGAANPYASGMPDVFSSVFGASPEVGAENGGASADADADGDQSADTAVSLGQAQGQAPAAASTAIAPLSPSSRAAAGQQAAQSAMPPTLQSAMQAAQSQQAVPHAHSPLQMALQAATESLSTTAFAPSFASATHASAPAGAREAAARLEQAAAASASDAPRTMAESNPWLIDHARRIANQQNAPRVPGMTPAAAAARGLGNVADPVLPPDVDASTPDWALEAAHVAARRAAQRLGHGPEAAGPAPGSRNAQGADAAQTVSEAIRARIEQVVNETVMNELASMRGMMEEQFAGLLWGERQRRSPVQGALTKQLFAAGFSAQLVKMMIDRLPDVETEEAGMEWLQSVLESNLPVLEDEEALMERGGVFALMGPTGVGKTTTTAKLAARCVMRFGASKVALLTTDSYRIGGHEQLRIFGKILGVSVHAVRDGADLQLALTELKKKHIVLIDTIGMSQRDRAVADQIAMLCGAGRPVQRLLLLSATNHGDTLNEVVQAYQSGPENAPLTGCILTKLDEATNLGSALDTVLRYKLPVHYVSTGQKVPENLYVATRRFLIRSAFCIPRESSPFVPHADDIPALLSALSTRTNSQAPEVRFG, from the coding sequence TTGAACATTCGCAAATTCATCGGTGGCACCAGCCGCGACGCGTTACGGCTCGTACGCGAAGCGTTGGGTGCGGACGCCGTCGTTCTGTCGAACCGCACGCTCGACGACGGCAGCGTTGAAATCGTCGCGCTCGCGGACCGCGACCTCGCGGCGATCGCGCCGGCCGATGCTGCCGCGGCGCAAGGGCTGGGTGGCTCGAACGGTCAGGGTGCTCAGGCTGGTCAAGGCGGCCCGTTCGCGCAGTCCTCCGCCGCCATGACGCAAATGCAGCGCACGCCGCGCGCTGCGCTCGGCGCGGCCCCGGCGGCGCACGCCGCTCCGATCGGCGCTGCGAACCCCTACGCGAGCGGCATGCCGGACGTGTTCTCATCGGTGTTCGGCGCGAGCCCGGAAGTGGGTGCCGAAAACGGCGGCGCGAGCGCCGACGCCGATGCGGATGGCGATCAGTCCGCCGACACCGCTGTCTCGCTCGGGCAGGCACAGGGCCAGGCACCGGCGGCAGCGTCCACCGCCATCGCGCCGCTGTCGCCTTCTTCGCGCGCCGCGGCGGGCCAGCAGGCCGCGCAATCGGCGATGCCGCCGACGTTGCAATCCGCGATGCAGGCGGCGCAATCGCAACAAGCCGTGCCGCATGCGCACTCGCCGTTGCAAATGGCGCTGCAGGCCGCGACCGAATCGCTCTCTACGACGGCCTTTGCGCCATCGTTTGCGTCGGCCACGCATGCCAGCGCCCCGGCCGGCGCACGTGAAGCCGCAGCGCGCCTCGAGCAGGCCGCCGCCGCATCAGCGAGCGATGCGCCGCGCACGATGGCGGAGTCAAACCCCTGGCTGATCGATCACGCTCGCCGTATCGCGAACCAGCAGAACGCGCCGCGCGTGCCGGGCATGACGCCCGCGGCCGCAGCAGCGCGTGGCCTTGGCAATGTCGCCGATCCGGTGCTGCCGCCCGACGTCGACGCCAGCACGCCCGACTGGGCGCTCGAGGCCGCTCATGTCGCCGCTCGCCGCGCCGCGCAGCGCCTCGGCCACGGCCCGGAGGCCGCAGGTCCCGCGCCCGGCAGCCGCAATGCGCAAGGCGCCGATGCGGCACAAACCGTGAGCGAAGCGATCCGCGCGCGCATCGAGCAGGTCGTCAACGAAACTGTGATGAACGAACTCGCCTCGATGCGCGGCATGATGGAAGAGCAGTTCGCGGGCCTCTTGTGGGGCGAGCGCCAGCGCCGCAGCCCGGTGCAGGGCGCGCTCACCAAGCAGCTGTTCGCCGCTGGCTTCTCGGCGCAGCTCGTGAAGATGATGATCGACCGCCTGCCCGACGTCGAAACTGAAGAAGCCGGCATGGAATGGCTCCAGTCGGTGCTCGAATCGAACCTGCCGGTGCTCGAAGACGAAGAGGCGCTCATGGAGCGCGGGGGCGTGTTCGCGTTGATGGGCCCGACGGGCGTAGGCAAGACCACGACCACGGCGAAGCTCGCCGCGCGCTGCGTGATGCGCTTCGGCGCAAGCAAGGTGGCGCTCCTCACCACCGACAGCTACCGTATCGGCGGCCACGAGCAACTGCGCATCTTCGGCAAGATCCTCGGCGTTTCGGTGCACGCGGTGCGCGACGGCGCGGACCTCCAGCTCGCGCTCACCGAACTCAAGAAGAAGCACATCGTGCTGATCGACACGATCGGCATGAGCCAGCGCGACCGCGCCGTGGCCGACCAGATCGCCATGCTGTGCGGCGCCGGCCGCCCGGTGCAGCGCCTGTTGCTGCTCTCGGCGACCAACCACGGCGACACGCTCAACGAAGTCGTGCAGGCCTACCAGAGCGGCCCGGAAAACGCGCCGCTCACGGGCTGCATCCTCACCAAGCTCGACGAGGCGACCAACCTCGGCAGCGCGCTCGACACCGTGCTGCGCTACAAGCTGCCGGTGCATTACGTCTCGACGGGCCAGAAGGTCCCCGAGAACCTTTACGTGGCGACGCGCCGCTTCCTGATCCGCAGCGCTTTCTGCATTCCGCGAGAGAGTTCGCCGTTCGTGCCGCACGCAGACGATATCCCGGCGCTGCTGTCGGCACTCTCGACGCGTACGAATTCGCAGGCTCCCGAGGTCAGGTTTGGATAA